Proteins from a single region of Murdochiella vaginalis:
- a CDS encoding pilin N-terminal domain-containing protein, with protein MKKTNRVLAFLLAIAMLLGMAVPMTAQADTSNVPGETTVDIHKVLMPKDAFTNWQPKPHDGSQIADLADYFGAGAKAINGVAFRVYKVTDDKGPNSVPGNDDSLKPYGTFDSTKYYTLMKFGNPEKEFVLTQKVGTEDGIAQVTLPNGKYYIVEDKANSTYNETNMTGMKAVPFMLELPAPMPNGTKNYDTTDILHVYPKNTDDKVKFDKNFAQKHGLEAIKDPNTLKDVGAVVENYQKQKATLSARVGQPVPYESVAEMPTGTFFKQLHFNDLFEKGLKYVTGSMEVTWNVVTSNDKTKPATGNALTKGTDYTITETESGFDISFTETGLKKLNDAAKTADIQIWFSYNGEVTKEAIIDKPIDNNITMIFNHEKPTPVPVQPKGGKIDVTKSWADGGQAPKNVKVKYVLKEGDKVVGAVKLPVAGTTAIDLGDGIKFTPSAANSLSGTFSGLDDTKEYTVVEFVDGYTPQYTTAEVAPGKLTITNTKTPTSITPTPPSVETHGKRFVKTNDKTGNELKRLNNAQFIIKKDEGTANVQYLTLKKDATAANDKTAYDTAEKNYQDAIDRLNVLLGKTTLTTDEQTEKTKLEGADTVTGSIKQLKAARDKAYAKVNEVWDWTADKDAAYKFTSDAQGQFEVKGLRMLPSGKVYTVEEVKAPAGYVLPSNAATIATFTVGEGSYDTQKQGIEYKLDMTGVTNPTALQIENTLVTIPKTGGMGTALFIGGGIALMLGAGYVFLKNRKEEMAAE; from the coding sequence ATGAAAAAGACAAACAGAGTATTGGCCTTCTTGCTGGCCATCGCGATGCTGCTCGGCATGGCAGTTCCGATGACGGCACAGGCAGACACGTCAAATGTACCGGGGGAGACAACTGTGGACATTCATAAGGTGTTGATGCCCAAGGACGCCTTTACGAACTGGCAGCCGAAACCCCATGATGGCTCGCAGATTGCCGATTTAGCTGACTATTTCGGAGCCGGCGCCAAAGCCATTAATGGCGTTGCTTTTCGTGTTTACAAGGTGACTGATGATAAGGGTCCGAATTCCGTTCCAGGCAACGATGATTCTTTAAAACCTTATGGCACGTTCGATTCCACCAAATACTACACGCTCATGAAATTTGGCAATCCAGAGAAGGAATTTGTCCTGACGCAAAAAGTGGGAACAGAAGACGGGATTGCTCAGGTTACTCTGCCCAATGGGAAATACTACATTGTTGAGGACAAGGCTAACTCCACTTATAACGAGACGAATATGACGGGCATGAAAGCGGTTCCGTTCATGTTGGAATTGCCGGCACCGATGCCTAATGGTACAAAGAACTACGATACCACGGACATTCTTCACGTTTATCCCAAAAACACGGACGACAAGGTAAAATTTGATAAGAACTTTGCCCAAAAGCACGGCCTGGAAGCCATCAAGGATCCCAACACCTTAAAAGATGTTGGCGCTGTTGTTGAGAATTACCAGAAACAAAAGGCCACCCTTTCTGCTCGCGTTGGCCAGCCGGTTCCCTATGAATCCGTTGCCGAAATGCCAACGGGAACCTTTTTCAAACAGCTTCACTTCAACGACCTTTTTGAAAAAGGCTTGAAGTACGTTACAGGTAGCATGGAAGTAACTTGGAATGTAGTAACTTCGAATGACAAGACGAAGCCCGCTACAGGAAACGCCTTGACCAAAGGCACCGACTATACCATTACCGAAACCGAATCCGGTTTTGACATTAGCTTTACGGAAACCGGACTCAAGAAATTAAACGATGCCGCCAAGACAGCCGATATTCAAATCTGGTTCAGCTACAATGGCGAAGTCACCAAAGAGGCCATCATTGATAAGCCCATCGACAACAACATTACGATGATCTTTAACCATGAAAAACCGACCCCCGTTCCGGTTCAGCCGAAAGGTGGAAAGATTGACGTAACCAAAAGCTGGGCAGATGGTGGTCAGGCACCCAAGAATGTAAAAGTAAAATACGTCTTAAAAGAGGGAGACAAGGTTGTTGGCGCCGTTAAGTTGCCGGTAGCCGGTACCACAGCGATTGATTTGGGCGATGGAATCAAATTCACCCCGAGCGCAGCAAATAGCCTCAGCGGTACGTTCTCCGGACTGGATGATACAAAAGAGTATACGGTAGTGGAATTTGTAGATGGCTATACACCGCAATACACAACTGCTGAGGTAGCACCAGGAAAGCTTACCATTACCAATACCAAGACTCCGACGAGCATCACTCCGACTCCCCCGTCCGTAGAAACTCACGGAAAGCGCTTTGTTAAGACGAACGACAAAACCGGCAATGAACTGAAGCGTTTGAACAATGCCCAGTTCATTATCAAGAAGGACGAGGGCACGGCCAATGTTCAGTACCTGACTCTTAAGAAGGATGCAACGGCGGCTAACGATAAAACTGCTTATGATACTGCAGAAAAAAATTACCAGGATGCCATTGACCGCCTGAATGTCCTATTGGGCAAAACGACTTTGACCACTGATGAACAGACGGAAAAGACCAAGTTGGAAGGGGCAGATACGGTTACCGGCTCCATCAAACAACTTAAGGCTGCTCGCGACAAGGCCTATGCCAAGGTGAATGAAGTTTGGGATTGGACCGCAGACAAGGATGCCGCTTATAAGTTTACTTCCGATGCGCAGGGTCAATTCGAGGTCAAGGGTCTGCGGATGCTGCCAAGTGGGAAAGTCTACACGGTAGAAGAAGTGAAAGCCCCGGCCGGCTACGTCCTTCCGTCGAATGCGGCAACCATCGCCACCTTCACCGTTGGCGAAGGCTCCTACGACACACAGAAACAAGGCATTGAATACAAGCTGGATATGACCGGTGTAACTAACCCAACCGCCCTCCAGATCGAGAATACCTTGGTGACCATCCCCAAGACCGGTGGTATGGGCACGGCCCTCTTCATCGGCGGCGGCATTGCCCTGATGTTGGGTGCGGGCTATGTGTTCCTGAAGAACCGCAAAGAGGAAATGGCTGCCGAATAA